In Raphanus sativus cultivar WK10039 chromosome 5, ASM80110v3, whole genome shotgun sequence, the following proteins share a genomic window:
- the LOC108830333 gene encoding uncharacterized protein LOC108830333 isoform X3: MVEETHRKGFDNESFTFNAREKDRRAAAGDSGKLRHEDMVLQKQRYVKVIVSVYNCKRYDYKTEEEENEYVEDKVSQEDVETFCNNTSTPLRLQPERMMKLESRAITQCLLEDEDIIE, encoded by the exons ATGGTGGAAGAGACGCATCGGAAAGGCTTTGACAATGAATCCTTCACATTTAACGCCAGGGAGAAAGACAGGAGAGCTGCAGCAGGAGACTCCGGCAAGCTCCGTCACGAGGATATGGTGCTACAAAAACAGAGATATGTCAAGGTCATAGTTAGTG TTTACAACTGCAAGAGGTATGATTATAAGacggaggaagaagagaatgaATATGTGGAGGACAAAGTTTCCCAAGAGGATGTCGAGACTTTCTGTAACAATACCTCTACTCCA CTACGATTACAACCAGAAAGGATGATGAAACTGGAGTCCAGAGCAATAACGCAATGTCTACTTGAAG ATGAAGATATCATTGAATAA
- the LOC108830333 gene encoding uncharacterized protein LOC108830333 isoform X1 produces MVEETHRKGFDNESFTFNAREKDRRAAAGDSGKLRHEDMVLQKQRYVKFHCISDSSFGWIERKLEYNINFFFFSLFYNCKRYDYKTEEEENEYVEDKVSQEDVETFCNNTSTPLRLQPERMMKLESRAITQCLLEDEDIIE; encoded by the exons ATGGTGGAAGAGACGCATCGGAAAGGCTTTGACAATGAATCCTTCACATTTAACGCCAGGGAGAAAGACAGGAGAGCTGCAGCAGGAGACTCCGGCAAGCTCCGTCACGAGGATATGGTGCTACAAAAACAGAGATATGTCAAG TTTCACTGTATTTCAGACAGTAGCTTTGGTTGGATAGAGCGGAAGCTAGAATACAACattaatttcttctttttttcactGT TTTACAACTGCAAGAGGTATGATTATAAGacggaggaagaagagaatgaATATGTGGAGGACAAAGTTTCCCAAGAGGATGTCGAGACTTTCTGTAACAATACCTCTACTCCA CTACGATTACAACCAGAAAGGATGATGAAACTGGAGTCCAGAGCAATAACGCAATGTCTACTTGAAG ATGAAGATATCATTGAATAA
- the LOC108830333 gene encoding uncharacterized protein LOC108830333 isoform X2: MVEETHRKGFDNESFTFNAREKDRRAAAGDSGKLRHEDMVLQKQRYVKVIVSDSSFGWIERKLEYNINFFFFSLFYNCKRYDYKTEEEENEYVEDKVSQEDVETFCNNTSTPLRLQPERMMKLESRAITQCLLEDEDIIE; the protein is encoded by the exons ATGGTGGAAGAGACGCATCGGAAAGGCTTTGACAATGAATCCTTCACATTTAACGCCAGGGAGAAAGACAGGAGAGCTGCAGCAGGAGACTCCGGCAAGCTCCGTCACGAGGATATGGTGCTACAAAAACAGAGATATGTCAAGGTCATAGTTAGTG ACAGTAGCTTTGGTTGGATAGAGCGGAAGCTAGAATACAACattaatttcttctttttttcactGT TTTACAACTGCAAGAGGTATGATTATAAGacggaggaagaagagaatgaATATGTGGAGGACAAAGTTTCCCAAGAGGATGTCGAGACTTTCTGTAACAATACCTCTACTCCA CTACGATTACAACCAGAAAGGATGATGAAACTGGAGTCCAGAGCAATAACGCAATGTCTACTTGAAG ATGAAGATATCATTGAATAA